A stretch of the Filimonas lacunae genome encodes the following:
- a CDS encoding AraC family transcriptional regulator, translating into MYTEYLPHIALRPYIDAYWKVATGSNITSVTSRILPDGAVDIICNLGSSVSDAGTKEVMTADKVYLNGTMTAFADSVLRANALLIGVRFKPAAFALFYQLPLHDTADGCIEFERDLLNCRLAEAGFSQRLDAYFLARKAQEHHRLLPVIADIIIHKGNKRIGLLAKAHFITPRQLERQFLQSTGISAKAFSNVVRFGAALQHIRQVGEKVSLEEIAFQYGYYDQAHLANEIKKYTGHSPSYY; encoded by the coding sequence ATGTATACTGAATATCTGCCACATATTGCTTTACGCCCCTATATAGATGCTTACTGGAAGGTGGCTACGGGTAGTAATATTACCAGTGTTACCAGCCGGATATTGCCAGATGGGGCGGTGGATATTATTTGTAACCTGGGTTCTTCGGTTTCGGATGCCGGGACAAAAGAAGTGATGACAGCAGATAAAGTGTATTTAAACGGTACCATGACGGCTTTTGCGGATAGTGTTTTGAGAGCCAACGCTTTATTAATAGGTGTCCGTTTTAAACCAGCTGCTTTTGCATTGTTTTATCAGTTGCCCCTACACGATACGGCGGATGGTTGTATAGAATTTGAACGCGATCTGTTGAATTGCCGGTTGGCGGAAGCTGGTTTTTCCCAAAGGTTGGATGCCTATTTTCTGGCAAGGAAGGCGCAGGAGCATCACCGGTTGTTGCCGGTCATTGCAGACATTATAATACATAAGGGTAATAAACGTATTGGCTTGCTGGCCAAAGCGCATTTTATCACCCCCCGTCAGCTGGAAAGGCAGTTTTTGCAATCCACCGGCATTAGCGCCAAGGCTTTTTCTAACGTGGTGCGGTTTGGGGCTGCCTTACAACACATCAGGCAGGTGGGCGAAAAAGTGAGTTTGGAAGAGATCGCTTTTCAATATGGATATTACGATCAGGCGCACCTGGCTAATGAGATTAAAAAGTACACCGGGCATTCTCCTTCTTATTATTGA
- a CDS encoding 3-hydroxyacyl-CoA dehydrogenase/enoyl-CoA hydratase family protein — MKRTIKKVAVLGSGVMGSRIACHFAGTGVQVLLLDIVPKEAVESTKPAERNKIVNDALQAAIKSSPSPVYHKNVVKNITTGNFDDNLPQIAQYDWVIEVVVERLDIKQSLYQKVEQYRKPGALITSNTSGIPIHMLSEGRSEDFKKHFCGTHFFNPPRYLRLLEIIPTKDTDQEVVDFLMHYGDLFLGKTTVLAKDTPAFIANRIGVFGIMSIFNSMEKLGLSIDEVEALTGPLIGRPKSATFRTADVVGIDTLVNVAKGVGANCPNDEAKAVFAIPTWLEKLVENKWLGDKTGQGFFKKTKGAGGEKEILVLNLQTLEYEARKKPKFASVETAKPIDSLKQRLKLLVAGQDKAAEFLRHFHYALFSYISHRIPEISDELYRLDDAMEAGFGWEIGAFESWDVLGVADTVNKMETAGYTVAEWVKDMLHSGINTFYKVEAGKRLYYDMATKAYKPLPGGESFIILNNYKEKTVWKNGNASLFDIGDGVAALQWNTKMNTIGGEVLEAVNKSIALAEEKFKGLVIANDGANFSAGANVGMIFMFAVEQEYDELDMAIRQFQNTMMRVRYSSVPVVVAPHGLTLGGGCEMNLHADKICASAETYIGLVELGVGLIPGGGGTKEFTLRAADEMHEDEPETITLKNRFLSIATAKVATSAHEGFEMGILRKGHDEVIMNQARRIAEAKRSVIELYDSGYQTPIQRKDVKVLGRSALGALYAGINGMWRANYATDHDALVARKLAYVMCGGDLSEQSLVSEQYLLDLEREAFLSLSGERKTLERIQGVLKTGRPVRN, encoded by the coding sequence ATGAAACGTACGATCAAAAAAGTAGCAGTGTTAGGAAGTGGAGTGATGGGGTCGAGAATTGCTTGTCATTTTGCCGGAACAGGCGTACAGGTACTTTTACTGGATATTGTTCCCAAGGAAGCAGTAGAAAGCACCAAGCCAGCCGAGAGAAACAAAATAGTGAATGACGCGCTGCAAGCCGCCATTAAAAGCAGTCCCTCTCCCGTATACCACAAAAACGTTGTCAAAAACATTACCACCGGTAATTTCGACGACAACCTCCCACAAATTGCCCAGTACGATTGGGTAATAGAAGTAGTGGTAGAACGCCTGGACATTAAGCAATCGCTCTACCAAAAGGTAGAACAATATCGCAAACCAGGCGCTCTTATCACTTCCAATACTTCGGGTATTCCCATTCATATGCTAAGTGAAGGCCGTAGTGAAGACTTTAAAAAGCACTTTTGCGGCACACACTTTTTTAACCCGCCGCGTTACCTGCGCCTGCTGGAAATCATTCCTACCAAGGATACCGACCAGGAAGTAGTTGATTTTCTGATGCATTACGGCGATCTGTTCCTGGGTAAAACCACCGTACTGGCTAAAGACACCCCTGCCTTCATAGCCAACCGTATTGGCGTGTTTGGCATTATGAGCATCTTTAACAGCATGGAAAAGCTGGGCCTGAGCATTGATGAGGTAGAAGCCCTTACTGGTCCGTTAATTGGCCGCCCTAAATCGGCCACCTTTCGCACAGCCGATGTTGTTGGTATAGACACTCTGGTAAATGTGGCCAAAGGCGTAGGCGCTAATTGCCCTAACGATGAAGCCAAAGCCGTATTTGCCATTCCCACCTGGCTGGAAAAACTGGTAGAAAACAAATGGTTAGGCGATAAAACCGGCCAGGGTTTCTTCAAGAAAACCAAAGGTGCTGGTGGTGAAAAAGAAATACTGGTGCTGAACCTGCAAACGCTGGAATACGAAGCCCGTAAGAAACCAAAATTTGCATCGGTAGAAACGGCTAAGCCTATCGACAGCCTGAAGCAACGCCTGAAATTATTAGTAGCAGGACAGGATAAGGCCGCAGAATTCCTGCGTCATTTCCACTATGCCCTGTTCTCTTATATATCACACCGCATTCCTGAAATAAGTGACGAGTTGTACCGCCTGGACGATGCCATGGAAGCAGGTTTTGGCTGGGAAATAGGCGCATTTGAAAGCTGGGATGTGTTAGGTGTGGCTGATACTGTTAATAAAATGGAAACAGCCGGCTACACTGTAGCGGAGTGGGTAAAAGACATGCTGCACTCTGGCATCAACACCTTTTATAAAGTAGAAGCCGGCAAGCGCTTGTATTATGATATGGCTACCAAAGCCTACAAACCGCTACCTGGTGGCGAATCATTTATCATACTCAACAACTATAAAGAGAAAACAGTATGGAAAAACGGCAATGCCTCCCTGTTTGATATAGGGGATGGCGTAGCAGCACTGCAATGGAACACTAAAATGAACACTATTGGCGGGGAAGTGCTGGAAGCTGTGAACAAAAGTATTGCCCTGGCAGAAGAGAAATTCAAAGGTCTTGTTATAGCCAACGACGGTGCAAACTTTAGTGCTGGCGCCAACGTAGGTATGATATTTATGTTTGCCGTGGAGCAGGAATATGACGAGCTGGACATGGCTATTCGCCAGTTTCAGAACACCATGATGCGTGTACGTTATTCTTCTGTACCTGTAGTGGTAGCTCCACACGGACTTACCCTTGGAGGTGGTTGCGAAATGAATTTGCATGCCGATAAAATCTGCGCCTCTGCCGAAACCTATATTGGTTTAGTAGAATTGGGTGTAGGTTTAATACCCGGAGGTGGTGGAACTAAAGAGTTTACCCTTCGGGCTGCTGATGAGATGCACGAAGATGAACCGGAAACCATCACCCTCAAGAACAGATTCCTTTCGATTGCTACAGCCAAGGTGGCTACTTCGGCCCATGAAGGTTTTGAAATGGGTATTTTACGCAAAGGTCATGATGAAGTGATAATGAACCAGGCAAGAAGAATTGCCGAAGCAAAACGCAGCGTTATTGAGCTGTACGACAGTGGTTATCAAACCCCTATTCAAAGAAAAGATGTAAAAGTATTAGGCCGTTCGGCTTTAGGCGCCTTATATGCCGGCATTAACGGTATGTGGCGTGCCAACTATGCCACCGATCACGATGCACTGGTAGCCCGTAAACTGGCCTATGTGATGTGCGGAGGTGATTTAAGCGAACAAAGCCTGGTAAGTGAACAATATTTACTGGACCTGGAAAGAGAGGCATTTTTAAGCTTATCCGGTGAAAGAAAAACACTGGAAAGGATACAAGGTGTATTGAAAACCGGAAGGCCTGTCAGGAACTAA
- a CDS encoding cupin domain-containing protein encodes MSNNTNKQVFIEDSTIGWEVTGEGVKRKIMSYDERVMLVKVVFQKGAIGTLHHHYHTQITHIDSGVFEVEVDGVKKVLNAGDAFYIPPNAVHGVVCLEAGMLVDIFSPMREDFIQQ; translated from the coding sequence ATGAGTAATAATACAAACAAGCAGGTGTTTATAGAAGATAGCACCATCGGCTGGGAAGTAACAGGTGAGGGCGTAAAACGCAAAATCATGAGTTACGATGAAAGGGTGATGCTGGTAAAAGTGGTGTTTCAAAAAGGAGCTATAGGTACTTTGCATCATCATTATCATACACAAATAACCCATATTGATAGTGGTGTGTTTGAAGTGGAAGTGGATGGTGTAAAAAAGGTACTGAACGCAGGCGATGCTTTTTATATTCCACCTAATGCGGTGCATGGAGTGGTATGTTTGGAAGCGGGCATGCTGGTGGATATTTTCAGTCCTATGCGGGAAGATTTTATTCAGCAATAA
- a CDS encoding glycoside hydrolase family 31 protein yields MYRIVVWAIALLSVVALQAQQNVGTYKETYTWQYNTLIFPATRGVMKLEFCTPGMFRVRYSFDGTFKANESYMVVNYQWKQVSATVTERRDRFVITTSEIKVEVQKADLRVSVSLKDGKLLMADKEVSAYKNGDTVGSIKQLQPDEHVFGFGERMDFLDRRSKHLRLNVGRGQGLPHEIGAYNILEANYSPVPFFISTKGYGLFLHNAYASEWDMGAAKAGEYSFKAEGGELDYYFIYGPTFSNILNSYTALTGKTPLLPRFAFGLHVGTYSGGTWGHEELTSDAYVIELARKLRAMGIPVDLLWLDSTWRIFGEVGGKGATSFEWRETFTDPKGMFDSLYAMHYNMVGLHLRPRFDNGKKLKLLDTAQQLKYTYPEENYAGEFVNFFDTTAVDWWWNHGVKRVASLGAKFLKTDEGSAFGAMANDNEKIGPTGKHINELHNLFPVAYAKGAYEQFQKYNGIRGLNQTREGFAGIQRYPFIFAGDWPSEWQYFAPVIKAGLNIGISGVGQWSHCMGGFEHQADPELYIRWVQFGMFSPVSMVFGMDHPGYKEPWNYGDNALRNFKKYDSLRYQLLPYIYSSAWQNYVTGMPLMRALVLQYQNDENVYEISDEYMFGDNLLVCPVTTKGAQTRSIYLPEGDWFNYWTGKAYKGKQYVHVVTPLDTIPLFVKAGAIIPSQPAMLYCDEKAVDEITLDIYPGANGGYTLYEDDGKSQAYKNGQYAVTAISTTWTNANVSVQVKKPEGKFAPATHNYLVKLHAAKKPVNVSENKAGVLASTSNALSKGNWYYNETEQILYIRTKSVNTATINIEAGF; encoded by the coding sequence ATGTATAGAATTGTTGTTTGGGCAATTGCATTGTTGAGTGTGGTTGCCTTACAGGCGCAACAGAATGTGGGGACTTATAAAGAAACCTATACCTGGCAGTACAATACCCTGATTTTTCCTGCTACACGTGGTGTAATGAAGCTGGAATTTTGTACGCCCGGCATGTTTCGGGTGCGTTATAGTTTTGATGGCACTTTTAAGGCCAACGAGTCGTACATGGTAGTTAATTACCAATGGAAGCAGGTGAGTGCTACAGTAACCGAAAGGCGGGATCGTTTTGTGATCACTACCAGTGAAATAAAAGTGGAAGTGCAGAAAGCTGATTTGCGGGTAAGTGTGTCGTTGAAAGACGGTAAACTGCTGATGGCAGATAAAGAGGTCAGCGCTTATAAAAATGGAGATACCGTAGGAAGCATAAAACAATTGCAACCAGATGAGCATGTGTTTGGTTTTGGCGAACGCATGGACTTTTTAGACAGAAGAAGTAAACATCTCAGGCTGAATGTAGGCAGGGGACAAGGCTTGCCACACGAGATAGGCGCTTACAACATACTGGAAGCGAACTATTCACCAGTGCCGTTTTTTATCAGCACTAAGGGGTATGGTTTATTCCTGCACAATGCCTATGCCTCTGAGTGGGATATGGGCGCAGCCAAAGCAGGTGAATACAGCTTTAAAGCAGAAGGCGGCGAGCTGGACTACTACTTTATCTACGGCCCCACTTTCAGTAATATATTAAACAGCTATACGGCTTTAACCGGCAAAACGCCATTGCTGCCTCGCTTTGCTTTTGGTTTGCATGTGGGCACCTATTCCGGCGGCACCTGGGGCCACGAAGAATTGACCAGTGATGCGTATGTCATTGAACTGGCGCGCAAGCTTCGGGCAATGGGTATTCCGGTAGACCTGTTATGGCTGGACAGTACCTGGCGCATATTTGGTGAAGTGGGTGGAAAAGGCGCTACCTCTTTTGAATGGCGCGAAACGTTTACAGATCCTAAAGGGATGTTCGACAGCCTGTATGCCATGCATTATAATATGGTAGGTCTGCATTTACGTCCGCGATTTGATAATGGTAAAAAGCTCAAACTGCTGGATACTGCACAGCAATTGAAATACACCTATCCTGAAGAGAATTATGCAGGGGAGTTTGTAAACTTCTTTGATACCACAGCGGTAGACTGGTGGTGGAATCACGGCGTGAAAAGAGTAGCATCTTTAGGCGCTAAATTTTTAAAAACCGATGAGGGTAGCGCTTTTGGTGCAATGGCAAATGATAATGAAAAAATAGGCCCTACCGGTAAGCATATTAATGAGCTGCACAACCTGTTTCCGGTGGCTTATGCCAAAGGTGCTTATGAGCAGTTTCAGAAATATAATGGCATCAGGGGCTTGAACCAAACGCGTGAGGGCTTTGCGGGCATACAGCGTTACCCGTTTATTTTCGCGGGAGACTGGCCAAGTGAGTGGCAGTATTTTGCGCCTGTTATTAAAGCAGGTTTGAATATTGGTATTTCCGGTGTGGGGCAATGGTCGCATTGTATGGGCGGCTTTGAACACCAGGCCGATCCGGAGCTATATATCCGTTGGGTACAGTTTGGTATGTTTAGCCCGGTGTCAATGGTGTTTGGTATGGATCATCCGGGTTATAAAGAGCCGTGGAATTATGGCGATAACGCGTTACGCAACTTTAAAAAATACGATTCATTGCGTTATCAGCTATTGCCTTATATCTATAGCAGCGCCTGGCAAAACTATGTAACCGGCATGCCTTTAATGCGCGCATTGGTGCTACAATACCAAAATGATGAAAATGTATATGAAATCTCCGATGAATATATGTTTGGCGATAACCTGTTGGTTTGTCCTGTTACTACCAAAGGCGCACAAACACGTAGCATCTATTTGCCGGAAGGTGACTGGTTCAATTACTGGACAGGTAAAGCTTACAAGGGGAAACAATATGTGCATGTAGTAACACCGCTGGATACTATTCCTTTATTTGTGAAAGCAGGCGCTATCATTCCATCACAACCGGCTATGTTGTATTGCGATGAAAAAGCGGTGGACGAAATAACGCTGGATATATATCCTGGGGCTAATGGCGGTTATACGCTGTATGAAGATGATGGCAAGAGCCAGGCATATAAAAATGGCCAGTACGCTGTTACTGCTATCAGCACCACCTGGACAAACGCCAACGTTAGCGTACAAGTGAAAAAGCCGGAAGGAAAGTTTGCGCCAGCTACGCATAACTACCTGGTTAAACTGCATGCCGCCAAAAAGCCGGTAAATGTATCAGAAAATAAAGCAGGTGTGTTGGCTTCTACCAGCAATGCTTTATCAAAAGGCAACTGGTATTACAACGAAACAGAACAAATATTGTATATTAGAACCAAGTCTGTTAATACGGCTACTATTAACATAGAAGCCGGTTTTTAA
- a CDS encoding polysaccharide lyase family protein, producing the protein MNRILIFTLSLLLTQLAAHAQLSVTENGNTVTLQNNLAAFSFNTTNADLTSIVNHKGVSLLGKKGRGYLLGPGFSMSPTTYSLVRKTDSLIEIAFDHEADNHFHYSLHYIIRPGVSGVYCYLTQSHKAGDSAGIYGQTRWGISANESLFNYHLVRDSIQGPMPAMSSFSDANKIQDWTYRLPDGTVYTKYNYADYIEDRYVHGMAGTASNLGLFVIQASHEYLNGGPTKQYQNVHSTPYLICMFNCGHFLSDKRKSDDVITGDWQKTDGPFLLYTNEGSDINAIWTNAKQQAQQEIAQWPYQWMQTPDYPLQRGTVTGTLLLNNQPAANTHMILAAPGYDWQAQTSGYIYAVRTDAKGFFTIPHVRAGSYTLYAYGANQTASFSKANITVSANKTTAIGVLAWQPANHGKILWQLGIADRTTRGFRFSDHPREYGIFDQVPDSLHFTIGQSKEATDWYYAQTKPGNWYIHFTSNTSYTKPALLTIAIAGAAKNPTLQVLVNGQTVKTYKPGNDASVYRSAVAGGYYQLLEIPFDGSLLQKGNNIITLQLPDVKNGGGIMYDAIKLEAE; encoded by the coding sequence ATGAACAGGATCCTTATTTTTACCCTCAGCCTGTTACTGACGCAGCTTGCAGCCCATGCCCAGCTATCAGTAACAGAAAACGGCAATACCGTTACTTTACAAAACAACCTGGCTGCTTTTAGCTTTAATACTACCAATGCCGACCTTACCAGTATTGTAAACCATAAAGGAGTAAGCTTGCTGGGCAAAAAAGGCAGGGGTTATTTGCTGGGGCCGGGCTTTTCTATGTCGCCCACCACCTATTCACTGGTGCGTAAAACAGATTCCTTAATAGAAATAGCCTTTGACCACGAAGCCGACAACCATTTTCATTATAGCCTGCATTATATCATCCGGCCTGGTGTTTCCGGTGTGTACTGTTATTTAACCCAAAGCCATAAAGCGGGCGATTCCGCAGGCATTTACGGCCAAACCCGCTGGGGCATCAGCGCCAACGAAAGCCTGTTTAACTATCACCTGGTGCGCGACAGCATACAAGGCCCCATGCCTGCCATGTCTTCGTTCAGTGATGCTAATAAAATACAGGACTGGACCTACCGCCTGCCCGATGGCACTGTGTATACTAAATACAACTATGCCGATTACATTGAAGACCGCTACGTGCATGGCATGGCCGGCACCGCATCGAACCTGGGCCTGTTTGTGATACAGGCCAGCCACGAATACCTGAACGGCGGCCCTACCAAACAATACCAGAATGTACACTCCACCCCTTACCTTATTTGTATGTTTAACTGCGGCCACTTTTTAAGTGACAAGCGTAAAAGCGATGATGTAATTACAGGTGACTGGCAAAAAACAGATGGCCCTTTTCTACTATACACCAACGAAGGCAGCGATATCAATGCTATATGGACCAACGCTAAACAACAGGCACAGCAGGAAATAGCCCAATGGCCTTACCAATGGATGCAAACACCAGACTATCCGTTGCAAAGGGGCACGGTAACCGGCACATTACTATTGAACAATCAACCCGCTGCTAACACACATATGATACTGGCTGCACCTGGTTACGACTGGCAGGCACAAACCAGCGGTTACATTTACGCAGTACGAACAGATGCCAAAGGCTTTTTTACCATACCACATGTTCGCGCAGGCAGCTATACTTTATATGCCTACGGCGCCAATCAAACCGCCAGCTTTAGTAAGGCCAACATTACGGTAAGCGCAAATAAAACCACTGCTATCGGTGTGCTTGCATGGCAACCCGCCAACCACGGCAAAATATTGTGGCAGTTGGGTATTGCAGACAGAACCACACGTGGCTTTCGATTCAGCGATCATCCGCGCGAGTATGGCATCTTTGACCAGGTGCCCGATAGTCTGCATTTTACCATAGGCCAAAGTAAGGAAGCCACCGATTGGTACTATGCACAAACCAAACCCGGCAACTGGTACATTCATTTTACCAGCAATACCAGCTACACTAAACCTGCTTTATTAACTATAGCCATAGCAGGCGCTGCTAAAAACCCTACCCTGCAGGTGTTGGTAAACGGGCAAACCGTAAAAACCTATAAACCAGGTAATGATGCCAGCGTATACCGTAGTGCCGTTGCCGGCGGTTATTATCAATTGCTGGAAATACCTTTTGATGGCAGCCTGTTACAAAAAGGTAACAATATCATCACCTTGCAATTACCCGATGTTAAAAATGGTGGTGGTATTATGTATGATGCTATTAAACTGGAAGCAGAATAA
- a CDS encoding DUF6250 domain-containing protein codes for MLHKMILLVVCTIGFFTSHAQAQGAEAEGTLLYKDNFTRQLDTTRWKAEIAPQPNSKVYVKQGQLILDTKGGVTVWFTTPLSGDYVIEYDRTVLQDSGANDRTSDLNQFWAATDPHNANLFTRNGVLERYDSLQLYYVGMGGNTNSTTRFRKYEGNGARTLLKEYTDAPHLLEANKTYHVKTIVKDGTTSFWIDGVCYFSYTDPTPLRSGYFGFRSTKSRQAIDNLVIYALP; via the coding sequence ATGCTACACAAGATGATATTACTGGTTGTATGCACTATAGGCTTTTTTACCTCACATGCCCAGGCACAAGGGGCAGAAGCGGAAGGCACATTATTGTATAAAGACAACTTTACCAGGCAATTAGACACTACCCGCTGGAAAGCCGAAATAGCCCCTCAGCCCAATTCTAAAGTTTATGTAAAACAGGGACAATTGATACTGGATACCAAAGGCGGTGTAACCGTATGGTTTACTACTCCGTTAAGTGGTGATTATGTAATTGAGTATGACAGAACCGTGCTACAGGACAGTGGTGCCAATGACCGAACATCTGACCTCAACCAGTTTTGGGCGGCAACAGATCCACACAATGCCAACCTGTTTACCCGCAATGGCGTGTTGGAGCGTTACGATTCGTTGCAGTTATATTATGTAGGTATGGGCGGTAATACCAATTCAACCACCCGGTTTAGAAAATATGAAGGAAATGGCGCGCGTACTTTATTAAAGGAATATACAGATGCCCCACATTTATTGGAAGCGAACAAAACCTATCATGTAAAAACGATAGTGAAGGATGGCACAACCAGTTTTTGGATCGATGGAGTTTGTTATTTTTCCTACACCGATCCAACACCGTTGCGTTCAGGTTATTTTGGCTTTCGCTCTACCAAATCCAGGCAGGCAATAGACAACCTGGTTATTTATGCGCTGCCGTAA
- a CDS encoding superoxide dismutase, which translates to METNATNRREFLKKAGMAGVATGLSFTVLSSYAKGFAPLAADITYKQQPLPYAYNALEPVIDAMTMELHYSKHGAAYAKSLGEAVQAETVDTNKVSLEALLGNISKYSTKMRNNAGGQFNHEMFWKSMAAPSSTTKPSGKLLQAIEKDFNSFDAFKTQFTDAGKNRFGSGWAWLVVGKDHKLVIGSTANQDNPLMDVSDLKGKPLLGLDVWEHAYYLKYQNRRPDYINAWWNVVNWNVIEERFTAAHK; encoded by the coding sequence ATGGAAACAAATGCAACCAATCGCAGGGAGTTTTTGAAAAAAGCCGGAATGGCTGGTGTGGCAACAGGGTTATCTTTTACAGTACTTTCTTCTTACGCAAAAGGATTTGCGCCGCTGGCAGCGGATATCACTTACAAGCAGCAGCCTTTACCGTATGCTTACAACGCATTAGAACCGGTAATTGACGCCATGACTATGGAGCTGCACTATTCCAAACACGGAGCGGCCTATGCTAAAAGCCTGGGCGAAGCGGTGCAAGCCGAGACAGTAGATACCAATAAAGTATCTCTGGAAGCTTTATTGGGTAATATTTCTAAGTATTCTACCAAAATGCGCAACAACGCCGGCGGTCAGTTTAACCATGAAATGTTCTGGAAAAGCATGGCGGCCCCTTCTTCCACCACCAAACCTTCGGGCAAACTGTTACAGGCTATTGAAAAAGACTTTAACTCATTTGATGCATTTAAAACTCAGTTTACCGATGCGGGTAAAAACCGTTTTGGTAGTGGCTGGGCCTGGCTGGTAGTGGGTAAAGATCACAAGCTGGTAATTGGTTCTACCGCCAACCAAGACAATCCGTTAATGGATGTGAGTGACCTGAAAGGTAAACCACTGTTAGGCCTGGATGTGTGGGAGCACGCTTATTACTTAAAGTATCAAAATCGTCGCCCCGACTACATTAACGCATGGTGGAATGTAGTAAACTGGAACGTGATTGAAGAACGTTTTACGGCAGCGCATAAATAA
- a CDS encoding sigma-70 family RNA polymerase sigma factor yields MNNSNKNTNPSQLMPAQWVSQYGDYLFSVAMLKVGNKETAEDLVQETFISAIKAKDSFRSDSSEKTWLTAILNNKIIDHYRKKDVLKNVTEYIDDTGQSFSNSFFKENGHWQSNATPQLWKEDADTAVNRSEFYRILQYCIHKMPAKLVPVFTARFLENEDSDTICKDFNITPSNYWVIIHRAKVLMRSCLEKNWFVK; encoded by the coding sequence TTGAATAACAGCAACAAAAATACCAATCCATCGCAACTGATGCCTGCTCAATGGGTTTCGCAATATGGCGATTACCTGTTTTCGGTAGCGATGCTAAAGGTAGGCAATAAGGAAACAGCAGAAGATCTTGTTCAGGAAACCTTTATTTCCGCTATTAAAGCCAAAGACAGTTTTAGAAGCGACAGCTCCGAAAAAACCTGGCTTACCGCCATCCTTAACAACAAAATAATAGACCACTACCGTAAAAAGGATGTGCTGAAAAACGTAACAGAATACATTGATGATACAGGTCAAAGCTTTAGCAATTCGTTTTTTAAAGAGAATGGCCACTGGCAATCCAACGCCACGCCCCAACTTTGGAAAGAAGATGCTGACACTGCCGTTAACCGCAGCGAATTTTACCGGATACTGCAATACTGTATTCATAAAATGCCGGCTAAGCTGGTGCCGGTGTTCACCGCCCGCTTCCTGGAAAATGAAGATTCCGATACAATTTGTAAGGATTTTAACATTACCCCGTCTAATTACTGGGTGATTATTCACCGGGCTAAGGTGCTGATGCGCAGTTGCCTTGAAAAAAACTGGTTTGTCAAATAA
- a CDS encoding anti-sigma factor family protein — MQQYPVNNTIPSCQQATLLAMKKEEGKISRAEKWKLFFHLLYCHVCRRFIRQMRRMNTLSENMHQHLQQQPPFTLSASAKEKMQQQLNNLDN; from the coding sequence ATGCAGCAATATCCCGTTAACAATACTATTCCCAGCTGCCAGCAGGCTACCCTTCTTGCTATGAAAAAGGAAGAAGGCAAAATAAGCCGTGCAGAAAAATGGAAACTATTCTTTCATTTGCTGTATTGCCATGTATGCCGCCGTTTTATACGTCAGATGCGGCGCATGAACACCCTAAGCGAAAACATGCACCAACACCTGCAACAGCAGCCACCTTTTACCCTCTCTGCATCTGCTAAAGAAAAAATGCAGCAACAGTTGAATAACCTGGACAACTAA